The following are from one region of the Gossypium hirsutum isolate 1008001.06 chromosome D03, Gossypium_hirsutum_v2.1, whole genome shotgun sequence genome:
- the LOC107909323 gene encoding mitogen-activated protein kinase kinase kinase 20, with the protein MEWVRGDTIGSGSFGTVNLVVPKNGCSRSPLTAVKSCEVVDSVSLKNEKEVLDRIGSCPQIVRCFGDNYTVEKGVKLYNLFLEYASKGSLADEVKKSGGNLPESDVKRYGKSILKGLRFVHSKGFVHCDVKLRNVLLFGNGDVKLADFGLAKRNGGKQGMEIRGTPLNLAPESVNENSYDSPVDIWAFGCAIVEMFTGKPAWNFEPGTNMAGLLIKIGVSDEVPGIPLELSEEGKDFLGKCFVKDPKNRWTAEMLLDHPFMAGDEIISLNRCQEEEESISCSFEEFSASPRCPFDFPDWVSTESTASSYVSSGLDRIRELVCDEVPNWLASENWITLR; encoded by the coding sequence ATGGAGTGGGTTCGAGGGGATACGATTGGGAGTGGAAGTTTCGGCACTGTAAATTTGGTGGTACCCAAAAACGGGTGTTCAAGATCACCATTAACGGCGGTCAAGTCATGTGAAGTGGTCGACTCTGTTTCACTCAAGAACGAAAAAGAAGTGCTCGATCGAATCGGTTCTTGTCCACAAATTGTCCGTTGTTTTGGCGATAATTACACGGTTGAAAAGGGTGTTAAGCTGTATAATTTGTTCTTGGAATACGCTAGTAAAGGAAGTTTAGCTGATGAAGTTAAAAAAAGCGGCGGAAATTTGCCGGAATCCGATGTTAAACGGTATGGGAAATCGATACTTAAAGGGTTACGATTTGTTCATTCAAAAGGGTTTGTTCATTGTGATGTTAAGCTACGCAATGTTCTCTTGTTTGGTAATGGGGATGTAAAATTAGCTGATTTTGGATTGGCGAAAAGGAATGGGGGAAAACAGGGGATGGAAATTAGGGGGACGCCGTTGAATTTAGCACCGGAGTCTGTTAATGAGAATTCTTATGATTCGCCGGTGGATATTTGGGCATTTGGATGTGCCATTGTTGAAATGTTTACGGGAAAACCAGCTTGGAACTTCGAACCAGGGACGAACATGGCGGGTTTATTGATTAAAATCGGGGTTAGTGATGAAGTACCAGGGATTCCACTAGAATTATCCGAGGAAGGAAAAGATTTTCTCGGAAAATGCTTCGTTAAAGATCCGAAGAACCGATGGACGGCTGAGATGCTACTTGATCATCCGTTCATGGCCGGCGATGAGATTATTTCATTAAATCGATgtcaagaagaagaagaatcaaTATCTTGTTCATTTGAAGAATTTTCAGCTTCACCGAGATGTCCCTTTGATTTCCCAGACTGGGTTTCAACTGAGTCAACAGCTTCGAGTTACGTTTCATCGGGTTTGGATCGGATTCGTGAATTGGTTTGTGATGAAGTACCTAATTGGCTAGCTTCAGAGAACTGGATCACATTGAggtag
- the LOC107909324 gene encoding uncharacterized protein, with translation MVDVDRRMSGLNPAHIAGLRRLSARASAPSTATSHPVRNGLQSFSSLADKVVSHLRDSGFKVQPGLSDAEFARAEAEFGFVFPPDLRAILSAGLPVGAGFPDWRSNGARPYLRASLDLPIVAISFQIARNTLWSKSWGPRPSNPEKALRVARNALKRAPLLIPIFSHCYIPCNPSLAGNPIFFIDETRIFCCGFDISSFFDRESFFRTSESDPESLKKQRSVSEKLAGSSTDVSRRSMDAGFLTGTRTPRWVEFWSDAAVDRRRRNSSSSPSDSSPETYFDLPRTGIPKWVEDYIEQIGSVLRKSGWSESDIAEIVHVSASGFFEEEMVLLDNQAVLDALLLKMDRFSDSLRKAGWSSEEVSETLGFDYRPEKEKKPAKKLSPELVLKIGKLGESVIR, from the coding sequence ATGGTCGACGTAGATCGGAGGATGTCCGGTCTAAATCCGGCCCATATAGCCGGCTTACGCCGTCTCTCAGCTCGGGCTTCCGCTCCTTCAACGGCGACTTCCCACCCTGTTCGCAACGGTCTTcaatctttctcttctttagcgGATAAAGTTGTAAGCCATTTACGTGATTCGGGTTTCAAAGTACAACCGGGTTTATCCGACGCTGAGTTCGCTCGGGCGGAAGCTGAGTTTGGTTTTGTTTTCCCCCCTGACCTCCGGGCTATATTATCAGCCGGTTTGCCGGTGGGTGCTGGTTTTCCCGATTGGCGATCCAATGGAGCCCGACCTTATCTTCGGGCTTCCCTTGATCTTCCCATCGTTGCAATTTCTTTTCAGATAGCCCGTAACACTTTATGGTCCAAATCTTGGGGTCCAAGACCTTCAAACCCTGAAAAAGCTTTACGGGTGGCGAGGAATGCACTTAAAAGAGCTCCCCTTTTAATCCCCATTTTTAGTCACTGCTATATTCCATGTAACCCGTCTTTAGCCGGTAACCCGATTTTCTTCATCGACGAAACCCGGATTTTCTGTTGCGGATTTGATATATCCAGCTTTTTCGACAGGGAATCCTTTTTCCGGACCTCCGAATCCGACCCGGAATCGTTGAAGAAACAGAGATCGGTTAGCGAAAAATTAGCCGGGTCGTCCACCGACGTATCCAGGCGTAGTATGGATGCCGGTTTCCTTACCGGCACTCGAACCCCTAGATGGGTAGAGTTCTGGAGCGACGCGGCGGTTGATCGGCGCCGGAGAAACTCATCGTCTTCACCCTCGGATTCATCGCCCGAGACGTATTTCGATCTGCCGAGAACCGGAATTCCGAAATGGGTCGAGGATTACATCGAGCAAATCGGGTCGGTTCTTAGAAAAAGCGGGTGGAGCGAGTCCGATATTGCAGAGATCGTACATGTGTCAGCATCTGGGTTTTTCGAAGAAGAGATGGTTTTATTGGATAATCAAGCGGTTCTCGATGCGCTTCTTTTGAAAATGGATCGGTTCTCGGATTCGCTCCGAAAAGCTGGATGGAGCTCCGAAGAAGTTTCGGAAACACTAGGTTTTGATTATCGAccggaaaaggaaaagaaaccgGCTAAGAAATTATCCCCTGAGCTCGTACTAAAAATTGGGAAACTTGGTGAATCAGTTATCCGGTAA
- the LOC107908218 gene encoding transcription factor HEC2 gives MDVDMIKSSSTEDDHHMDMMTMMMQMEKLPEFCEPPPESSTTVLPIYPNPIHDPFMALPFPVQESMAAPPPPYQPNKFKYPSYPDKKNSMAAMREMIFRIAAMQPIHIDPESIKPPKRRNVKISKDPQSVAARHRRERISERIRILQRLVPGGTKMDTASMLDEAIHYVKFLKKQVQSLEQAAVNRPMGIGFPSGATMANVGYSSLMKACQPPSHHHQGVGNMQMLR, from the coding sequence ATGGATGTTGACATGATCAAATCTTCATCAACCGAAGATGATCATCACATGGACATGATGACAATGATGATGCAAATGGAGAAGCTTCCTGAATTCTGTGAGCCACCGCCCGAAAGCTCCACCACTGTGTTGCCTATTTACCCTAACCCTATTCATGACCCTTTCATGGCCTTACCATTTCCAGTTCAAGAATCCATGGCTGCTCCACCACCACCTTATCAACCCAACAAGTTCAAGTACCCATCATATCCTGATAAGAAAAACTCCATGGCAGCAATGCGGGAGATGATTTTTCGTATAGCAGCAATGCAACCTATTCATATAGACCCTGAATCCATTAAGCCACCCAAAAGAAGGAACGTTAAGATCTCTAAAGATCCACAAAGTGTAGCCGCTAGGCATAGAAGGGAAAGGATAAGTGAACGGATAAGGATACTGCAAAGACTTGTACCAGGAGGGACTAAAATGGATACTGCTTCAATGTTAGACGAAGCTATACATTACGTTAAGTTCTTGAAGAAACAAGTGCAGTCTTTGGAACAAGCTGCTGTTAATAGACCAATGGGGATTGGGTTTCCAAGTGGAGCAACAATGGCTAATGTGGGTTATTCTTCATTGATGAAAGCTTGTCAGCCACCATCTCATCATCATCAAGGTGTGGGCAATATGCAGATGCTTAGATAA